A single genomic interval of Rhodopseudomonas palustris harbors:
- a CDS encoding ABC transporter substrate-binding protein yields MSSLSFCRARRRALLVLSAAVLALASPARAESPAPGPGGGTIRIGNLMPYSGPASAYSIVGRIEQAYFKMINDQGGINGRQIEFISYDDGYNPAKAVEQVRKLVERDEVLLVFSAMGTPSNAAIQKYLNLKQVPQLFAATGATRFGDPKAFPWTMGWQPPYQTEGRVYAKYILATKPAARIAVLYQNDDLGRDLLKGLKDGLGDRAAAMIALEESYEVTEPSVDNHVARMKASGADVFVSITTPKFAAQSIRAAATLDWHPLYVQALVSASIAAVLRPAGLDAAQGLVSAAYNKDAADPQWRDDPGMKRFHAFLDAYAPDVDRGDNSVVYGYGAAQCLVEVLRRAGDDLSRANIMKQAASLQGYAPDTLLPGITVNTAADDFHPIEQLRMMRFSGDHWELFGPVIGGELRN; encoded by the coding sequence ATGTCGTCCTTGAGCTTTTGCCGTGCGCGCCGACGCGCGTTGCTGGTACTGTCAGCCGCCGTCCTCGCCCTCGCCTCGCCGGCCCGCGCCGAGAGCCCTGCTCCCGGCCCCGGCGGCGGCACGATCCGCATCGGCAATCTGATGCCGTATTCGGGACCGGCGTCGGCCTATTCGATCGTCGGCCGGATCGAGCAGGCCTATTTCAAGATGATCAACGATCAGGGCGGCATCAATGGCCGGCAGATCGAGTTCATCTCGTATGATGACGGCTACAATCCCGCCAAGGCGGTCGAGCAGGTGCGCAAGCTGGTCGAGCGCGACGAGGTGCTGTTGGTGTTCAGCGCGATGGGCACGCCGTCCAACGCCGCGATCCAGAAGTATCTGAACCTGAAGCAGGTGCCGCAATTGTTCGCGGCCACCGGGGCAACCCGGTTCGGCGATCCCAAGGCGTTTCCGTGGACGATGGGCTGGCAGCCGCCGTACCAGACCGAAGGCCGAGTCTATGCCAAGTACATCCTGGCGACCAAACCGGCCGCACGAATCGCGGTGCTGTACCAGAACGACGACCTCGGCCGCGACCTGCTCAAGGGCCTCAAAGACGGGCTCGGTGATCGGGCCGCCGCGATGATTGCCCTGGAGGAGAGCTACGAGGTCACCGAGCCCTCGGTCGACAACCACGTGGCGCGGATGAAGGCCTCAGGCGCCGACGTGTTCGTATCCATTACGACGCCCAAATTCGCCGCCCAGAGCATCCGCGCCGCCGCCACGCTGGACTGGCATCCGCTGTATGTGCAGGCGCTGGTATCGGCCTCGATCGCCGCGGTGCTGCGGCCCGCCGGGCTCGACGCCGCGCAGGGACTGGTGTCGGCGGCCTACAACAAGGACGCCGCCGATCCACAGTGGCGCGACGATCCCGGCATGAAGCGGTTCCACGCGTTTCTCGACGCCTACGCGCCGGACGTCGATCGCGGCGACAATTCGGTGGTGTACGGCTACGGCGCCGCGCAGTGTCTGGTCGAAGTGCTGCGCCGCGCCGGCGACGATCTCAGCCGCGCCAACATCATGAAGCAGGCCGCCAGCCTCCAGGGCTACGCGCCCGACACGCTGCTGCCGGGCATCACGGTGAACACCGCGGCGGACGACTTCCATCCGATAGAGCAGCTTCGGATGATGCGGTTCTCCGGCGATCATTGGGAATTGTTCGGCCCGGTGATCGGCGGCGAGCTGCGCAACTAA
- a CDS encoding ABC transporter substrate-binding protein: MPTFRSGALAVSTAVAVFAAFSGTTFAQKKYDTGVTDTEIKIGNIIPYSGPASAYGTIGKTEEAYFRMVNEQGGINGRKINFISYDDAYSPPKAVEQVRKLVEGDEVLAVFNPLGTPSNTAIQKYLNAKKVPQLFVATGASKWNDPKAFPWTIGWQPSYQSEAQIYVKYIMKEKPNAKVAILYQNDDFGKDYLKGTKDGFGEKGASMIIAEEAYEISEPTIDSHIVKLKSLNPDVLLIYTTPKFGAQTIRKTAEIGWKPLQILTNVSASVGSVMQPAGFDNAQGVLSANYAKDPTDPQWDNDPRFKKWHAFVDKYMPGANKADGNLVYGYGAAQTLHKVLEMCGDNLTRENLMKQAASLKDFEPDTLLPGVKINTSPTDFAPISQLQMMRFKGDKWELFGDIISADAPTN, translated from the coding sequence ATGCCCACCTTCCGTTCGGGCGCGCTCGCTGTTTCGACAGCGGTCGCCGTTTTCGCCGCGTTTAGCGGCACCACTTTCGCCCAGAAGAAATACGACACCGGCGTCACCGACACCGAGATCAAAATCGGCAACATCATCCCCTATTCGGGCCCGGCATCGGCCTACGGCACCATCGGCAAGACCGAGGAAGCCTATTTCCGGATGGTCAACGAACAGGGCGGCATCAACGGCCGCAAGATCAACTTCATCAGCTACGACGACGCCTACTCGCCACCGAAGGCGGTCGAGCAGGTGCGCAAGCTGGTCGAGGGCGATGAAGTGCTTGCGGTGTTCAACCCGCTCGGCACCCCGTCCAACACCGCGATTCAGAAGTACCTCAACGCCAAGAAGGTGCCGCAACTGTTCGTCGCCACCGGCGCCAGCAAGTGGAACGATCCGAAGGCGTTCCCGTGGACGATCGGCTGGCAGCCGTCTTACCAGAGCGAGGCGCAGATCTACGTCAAATACATCATGAAGGAAAAGCCGAACGCCAAGGTGGCGATCCTTTATCAGAACGACGACTTCGGCAAAGACTACCTGAAGGGCACCAAGGACGGCTTCGGCGAGAAAGGCGCCTCGATGATCATCGCCGAGGAAGCCTATGAAATCTCCGAACCGACCATCGACAGCCACATCGTCAAGCTAAAGTCGCTCAATCCCGACGTACTGCTGATCTACACCACGCCGAAGTTCGGCGCGCAGACCATCCGCAAGACCGCCGAGATCGGCTGGAAGCCGTTGCAGATCCTCACCAACGTGTCGGCCTCGGTCGGCAGCGTGATGCAGCCCGCCGGCTTCGACAACGCCCAGGGCGTGTTGTCGGCCAACTACGCCAAGGATCCGACCGACCCGCAGTGGGACAACGATCCGAGGTTCAAGAAGTGGCACGCCTTCGTCGACAAATACATGCCGGGCGCCAACAAGGCCGACGGCAATCTGGTTTACGGCTACGGCGCCGCCCAGACGCTGCACAAGGTGCTGGAAATGTGCGGCGATAACCTGACCCGCGAAAACCTGATGAAGCAGGCCGCCAGCCTGAAGGACTTCGAGCCGGACACCCTGCTACCGGGCGTCAAGATCAACACCTCGCCGACCGACTTCGCCCCGATCAGCCAACTGCAGATGATGCGGTTCAAGGGCGACAAGTGGGAACTGTTCGGCGACATCATCTCGGCGGACGCACCGACGAACTGA
- a CDS encoding ABC transporter substrate-binding protein, with the protein MPSLRSHAAALSAAVLVSFAASNGALAQKKYDPGASDTEIRIGNIMPYSGPASAYGVIGRTEAAYFKMINDKGGINGRKINFISYDDAYSPPKTVEQARKLVESDEVLLIFNSLGTPPNSAIHKYMNSKKVPQLFVATGASKWNDPKNYPWTMGWQPNYQSETQIYAKYILKEMPNAKIAVLYQNDDYGKDYLKGFEDGLGAKGQSMIVMKESYEVSEPTIDNHIVKLKSTGADVFINITTPKFAAQAIKKLAEVGWKPTHFLNNVSASVGSVIKPAGYENAQGVISAAYLKDVSDDQWKDDAGMKQFLAFMDKEFPEGNKLDGGTIVGYGVAQTLVEVLKACGDNLTRENVMKQAASLKDYRTEVLLPGIKINTSATDFAPVSQLQLMRFKGEKWELFGDVISADVGG; encoded by the coding sequence ATGCCTTCACTCCGTTCGCACGCGGCTGCGCTTTCCGCGGCAGTTCTCGTCAGTTTCGCAGCCTCGAACGGCGCGCTCGCGCAAAAGAAGTACGATCCGGGCGCAAGCGATACCGAAATACGAATCGGCAACATCATGCCCTACAGCGGCCCCGCTTCCGCCTATGGCGTGATCGGCCGCACCGAGGCCGCCTATTTCAAGATGATCAACGACAAGGGCGGCATCAACGGGCGCAAGATCAACTTCATCAGCTACGACGACGCCTATTCGCCGCCGAAGACCGTGGAGCAGGCGCGCAAGCTGGTCGAGAGCGACGAGGTGCTCCTGATCTTCAATTCGCTCGGCACGCCGCCGAATTCGGCGATCCACAAATACATGAACAGCAAGAAGGTGCCGCAGCTGTTCGTCGCCACCGGCGCCAGCAAATGGAACGACCCGAAGAACTATCCGTGGACGATGGGCTGGCAGCCCAATTACCAGAGCGAAACCCAGATCTACGCCAAATATATCCTGAAGGAGATGCCGAACGCCAAGATCGCCGTGCTGTATCAGAACGACGACTACGGCAAGGACTATCTGAAAGGCTTCGAAGACGGTCTCGGCGCCAAGGGCCAGTCGATGATCGTGATGAAGGAAAGCTATGAGGTCTCGGAGCCAACGATCGACAACCACATCGTCAAGCTGAAGTCGACCGGCGCCGACGTCTTCATCAACATCACCACGCCGAAATTCGCCGCCCAGGCGATCAAGAAGCTGGCCGAAGTCGGCTGGAAGCCGACCCACTTCCTCAACAACGTCTCGGCCTCGGTCGGCAGCGTGATCAAGCCGGCCGGCTATGAGAACGCCCAGGGCGTGATCTCTGCGGCCTATCTGAAGGACGTCTCTGACGACCAGTGGAAGGACGACGCCGGCATGAAGCAGTTCCTCGCCTTCATGGACAAGGAGTTCCCGGAAGGCAACAAGCTCGACGGCGGCACCATCGTCGGCTACGGCGTGGCGCAGACGCTGGTCGAAGTGCTGAAGGCCTGCGGCGACAACCTGACCCGCGAGAACGTCATGAAGCAGGCCGCCAGCCTGAAGGACTATCGCACCGAAGTGCTGCTGCCGGGCATCAAGATCAACACCTCGGCCACCGACTTCGCCCCGGTCAGCCAGCTGCAGCTGATGCGGTTCAAGGGCGAGAAGTGGGAGCTGTTTGGCGACGTCATCAGCGCCGACGTCGGCGGCTGA
- a CDS encoding ferritin-like domain-containing protein: protein MVATKDKDLNDLFLDTLKDIYFAEKQILKALPKMAKAATSDKLRAAFEKHRDETEGQIERLEQVFELLEKPARGKTCDAILGIIDEGKEIMDEYKGTEALDAGLLAAAQAVEHYEISRYGTLKQWATQLGMKDAAKLIDQTLQQEKTTDQTLTKLAESSINVAAAA from the coding sequence ATGGTTGCCACCAAAGACAAGGACCTCAACGACCTGTTCCTCGACACCTTGAAGGACATCTATTTCGCCGAGAAGCAGATCCTGAAGGCGTTGCCGAAGATGGCGAAGGCCGCAACCTCCGACAAACTGCGCGCCGCGTTCGAGAAGCATCGTGACGAAACCGAAGGCCAGATCGAGAGGCTGGAGCAGGTGTTCGAACTGCTCGAGAAGCCGGCCCGCGGCAAGACCTGCGACGCCATCCTCGGCATCATCGACGAGGGCAAGGAGATCATGGACGAGTACAAGGGCACCGAGGCGCTCGATGCCGGCCTGCTCGCCGCGGCCCAGGCGGTCGAACACTACGAGATCTCTCGCTACGGCACCCTGAAGCAGTGGGCGACCCAGCTCGGCATGAAGGACGCTGCCAAGCTGATCGACCAGACGCTGCAGCAGGAAAAGACCACCGATCAGACCCTGACCAAGCTCGCCGAGAGCTCGATCAACGTTGCAGCCGCGGCCTGA
- a CDS encoding transporter, whose product MPTVLPLAGDVRFSVPEEEAAAGASAQPTVPGLIWSFRIGPDGAAQSGPDGGFPLEPHDGWTWLHLDLTDTRALQWIGGTALPPPAKTLLQAADVYQQIHSLDGCVYGAIADLGRDIDEITEDIGLLRFVMTEHLVITGRHQPLGAVDAARRALENGQRVESCAGLFDLIVHNVAEAIEAIADDMVQALDRLEEKLLTDDTDELRQGLGRLRRSCVRLHRHLSGLRVLLHRFNRDGTELAPSLRPCAGKLAQRLDGLDHSVVEMRERSRLLQEELHLQIEEQGNNSLRVLSVLTALLLPPTLVTGMFGMNLHGLPFSEDGGGFGWALVIMLLSSIVAYVVMKRFGLIR is encoded by the coding sequence ATGCCGACCGTATTGCCACTCGCGGGTGATGTCCGCTTCAGCGTTCCCGAGGAGGAAGCCGCCGCCGGCGCGTCCGCGCAGCCGACGGTGCCTGGCCTGATCTGGTCATTCAGAATCGGCCCCGACGGCGCGGCGCAAAGCGGACCGGACGGCGGCTTTCCGCTCGAACCGCATGACGGCTGGACCTGGCTGCACCTCGATCTCACCGACACCCGCGCGCTGCAGTGGATCGGCGGCACCGCGTTGCCGCCGCCTGCCAAGACGCTGCTGCAGGCCGCCGACGTCTATCAGCAGATCCACAGCCTGGATGGCTGCGTATACGGCGCGATCGCCGACCTCGGCCGCGACATCGACGAAATCACCGAGGATATCGGGTTGCTGCGGTTCGTGATGACCGAGCATCTGGTGATCACTGGCCGCCACCAGCCGCTCGGCGCGGTCGACGCCGCCCGGCGGGCGCTGGAAAACGGCCAACGGGTCGAGAGCTGTGCCGGCCTGTTCGACCTGATCGTCCACAACGTTGCCGAGGCGATCGAAGCGATCGCCGACGACATGGTGCAGGCGCTCGACCGGCTCGAGGAAAAGCTGCTCACCGACGATACGGACGAACTGCGCCAGGGCCTCGGCCGACTACGCCGGAGTTGCGTGCGGCTGCACCGGCATCTGTCGGGACTGCGGGTGCTGCTGCACCGGTTTAACCGCGACGGCACCGAGCTGGCGCCGTCGCTGCGTCCCTGTGCCGGCAAGCTGGCGCAGCGGCTCGACGGGCTCGACCATTCGGTGGTGGAGATGCGCGAGCGCAGCCGGCTACTGCAGGAAGAGCTGCACCTGCAGATCGAGGAACAGGGCAACAATAGCCTGCGGGTGCTGTCGGTGCTGACCGCGTTGCTGCTGCCGCCGACCCTGGTCACCGGCATGTTCGGCATGAACCTGCACGGCCTGCCGTTCTCCGAGGATGGCGGCGGCTTCGGCTGGGCGCTGGTGATCATGCTGCTGTCGTCGATCGTCGCCTATGTGGTGATGAAGCGTTTCGGCCTCATCAGGTAG
- a CDS encoding carbohydrate porin, which translates to MRNTLLFPILAAATICAAPAGAADLARKAPEAPRAVFDWSGFYIGAHFSAVAGHSNWSSTPAGGSGSIDLFDAFQLFKGTGSYVIGLQAGYNWMLPSRWLIGIEADLNSPNTLGGNTGNTLPSGTVGGHDHQALLGGTVRGRVGYAFDGWLPYVTAGFAWSYDRLRWPPDPSLAQQETALLWRLGWAAGAGVDVPLSPAWSARAEYLATGFGSGTVSFPIAGQSVSSDVLTHAVRLGLNYRLGDDLTKSDVFTKGIDALELERFAVHGQSTFTWQYAPGFRSPYSGANSLAPNQARETFDATLYIGAKLWDGAEFWVNPEINQGFGLSGTFGIASFPSAESYKVGANYPYARVPRYFVRQTLDLGGAVETVQGGPNQFAGKQSAERIVITAGKFSVGDIFDVNKYAHDPRVDFLNWGLADALTFDYAADAWAFTYGTAVEWYTGAWTVRGGVFDLPQTPNSTDLDSSFGQFQLVGELEHRHELWGLAGKVLVTGFLNRARLGNFTDAVRAAQATGATPNIADVRRYTSKTGLSASLEQQLTADIGMFARAGFSSPNLETNAFTDSDRTVSAGLSLSGRMWGRADDTVGIGGLLNHISASRIAYLDAGGLTAIIGDGRLPNPGDEKVFEAYYSLPVYSWRLTADYQFVANPAFNRDRGPVHLIATRLRTQF; encoded by the coding sequence GTGCGAAACACTCTCCTTTTTCCGATCCTCGCTGCCGCCACGATCTGCGCCGCGCCCGCCGGTGCGGCCGATCTCGCGCGCAAGGCGCCGGAGGCGCCGCGCGCGGTGTTCGACTGGAGCGGGTTCTATATCGGCGCGCATTTCAGCGCGGTCGCAGGTCACTCGAACTGGAGCTCCACCCCGGCCGGCGGCAGCGGCTCGATCGATCTGTTCGATGCGTTTCAGCTATTCAAAGGCACTGGCAGCTACGTGATCGGCTTGCAGGCCGGCTACAACTGGATGCTGCCGTCGCGCTGGCTGATCGGCATCGAGGCCGACCTCAATTCACCGAACACCCTCGGCGGTAACACCGGCAACACGCTGCCGTCCGGCACGGTCGGCGGCCATGATCATCAGGCGCTGCTCGGCGGCACCGTGCGCGGCCGGGTCGGCTACGCGTTCGACGGCTGGCTACCCTACGTCACCGCCGGCTTCGCCTGGAGCTACGACCGGCTGCGCTGGCCGCCGGATCCCTCGCTCGCGCAGCAGGAGACCGCACTGTTGTGGCGGCTCGGCTGGGCCGCCGGCGCTGGCGTGGACGTGCCGCTATCGCCGGCCTGGAGCGCGCGCGCCGAATATCTGGCGACCGGGTTCGGTTCCGGCACTGTCAGCTTTCCGATCGCCGGCCAGAGCGTGTCGTCCGACGTGCTGACACACGCGGTCCGGCTCGGCCTGAACTATCGGCTCGGCGACGACCTGACCAAGTCCGACGTGTTCACCAAAGGCATCGACGCACTGGAGCTGGAGCGCTTCGCGGTGCACGGCCAGAGCACCTTCACCTGGCAATACGCGCCCGGATTCCGCTCGCCGTATAGCGGCGCCAACAGCCTCGCCCCGAACCAGGCGCGCGAGACCTTCGACGCCACGCTCTACATCGGCGCCAAACTGTGGGACGGCGCCGAGTTCTGGGTCAATCCGGAAATCAATCAGGGCTTCGGCCTCAGCGGCACCTTCGGCATCGCGTCGTTCCCGAGCGCGGAGTCCTACAAGGTCGGCGCCAACTATCCGTATGCGCGGGTGCCGCGCTATTTCGTCCGCCAGACGCTCGATCTCGGCGGTGCGGTCGAAACCGTGCAGGGCGGGCCCAACCAGTTCGCCGGCAAGCAATCCGCCGAGCGCATCGTCATCACCGCCGGCAAGTTCTCGGTCGGCGACATCTTCGACGTCAACAAATACGCCCACGACCCGCGCGTCGACTTCCTCAACTGGGGCCTCGCCGACGCGCTGACCTTCGACTACGCGGCCGACGCCTGGGCGTTCACCTACGGCACCGCGGTCGAGTGGTACACCGGCGCCTGGACGGTGCGCGGCGGCGTGTTCGACCTGCCGCAGACGCCGAACAGCACCGATCTCGATTCCAGCTTCGGACAGTTCCAGCTGGTCGGCGAACTCGAACACCGCCACGAACTGTGGGGCCTGGCCGGCAAGGTACTGGTCACCGGCTTCCTGAACCGCGCCCGGCTCGGCAACTTCACCGATGCGGTCCGCGCCGCGCAGGCGACCGGCGCGACGCCGAACATCGCCGACGTGCGGCGCTACACCTCCAAGACCGGCCTATCCGCCAGCCTGGAGCAGCAGCTCACCGCCGACATCGGCATGTTCGCGCGCGCCGGCTTCAGCAGCCCGAACCTCGAGACCAACGCCTTCACCGATTCCGACCGCACGGTGTCGGCGGGCCTGTCGCTGTCGGGGCGGATGTGGGGCCGTGCCGACGACACCGTCGGCATCGGCGGCCTGCTCAACCACATCTCGGCGTCGCGGATCGCCTATCTCGACGCCGGCGGCCTGACGGCGATCATCGGCGATGGCCGCCTGCCCAACCCCGGCGACGAGAAGGTGTTCGAAGCCTATTACAGCCTGCCGGTGTATTCGTGGCGGCTGACCGCGGACTACCAGTTCGTCGCCAACCCGGCCTTCAACCGCGACCGCGGCCCGGTCCACCTGATCGCCACGCGACTGCGCACGCAGTTTTAG
- a CDS encoding M20 aminoacylase family protein, whose product MPVINRVADLQPDIAAWRRTLHQQPELMYDVEGTAAFVAERLREFGCDEVVTGLGRTGVVGVIRGARPAGTGDLKAIGLRADMDALPIVEATGLPYASKVPGKMHACGHDGHTAMLLGAARYLAETRNFVGDAVMIFQPAEEGGAGAAAMIDDGLMERFGIEQVYGMHNGPGIPVGAFAISPGPVMAATDAIDIRIEGHGGHAARPHLCVDPVLAGAQLITALQGIVSRNVDPFEAAVVSMCEFHAGNARNVIPQYAELKGTVRTMTAEVRDMVEQRVRDVVAGVAQLTGTRIELTYERGYPVLVNHMAETDVAIQVARDVAGEANVVPLPPLMGAEDFAYMLEKRPGAFVFIGNGDSAGLHHPAYDFNDEAIVYGTSYWVRLVETQLAA is encoded by the coding sequence ATGCCCGTGATCAACCGCGTCGCCGATCTGCAGCCCGACATCGCGGCCTGGCGCCGCACGCTGCATCAGCAGCCGGAGCTGATGTACGACGTCGAAGGCACCGCGGCGTTCGTCGCCGAACGGTTGCGCGAATTCGGCTGCGACGAGGTCGTCACCGGGCTCGGCCGCACCGGCGTGGTCGGGGTGATCCGTGGCGCTCGGCCGGCCGGCACCGGCGATCTCAAGGCGATCGGGCTGCGCGCCGACATGGACGCGCTGCCGATCGTCGAGGCAACCGGATTGCCTTATGCCTCCAAGGTGCCCGGCAAGATGCACGCCTGCGGCCACGACGGCCACACTGCGATGCTGCTCGGAGCCGCGCGCTATCTCGCCGAGACGCGCAACTTCGTCGGCGATGCGGTGATGATCTTTCAGCCGGCCGAGGAGGGCGGTGCCGGCGCCGCGGCGATGATCGACGACGGCCTGATGGAGCGGTTCGGCATCGAGCAGGTGTACGGCATGCACAACGGTCCCGGCATTCCGGTCGGCGCGTTCGCGATCAGCCCGGGACCGGTGATGGCGGCGACCGATGCGATCGATATCCGCATCGAAGGCCATGGCGGCCACGCCGCGCGGCCGCATCTGTGCGTCGATCCGGTGCTGGCGGGCGCGCAACTGATCACCGCGCTGCAGGGCATCGTGTCGCGCAACGTCGATCCGTTCGAAGCCGCGGTGGTGTCGATGTGCGAATTCCACGCCGGCAACGCCCGCAACGTGATTCCGCAATACGCCGAGCTGAAGGGCACGGTGCGGACCATGACCGCCGAGGTACGCGACATGGTCGAGCAGCGGGTGCGGGATGTCGTCGCCGGCGTCGCGCAGCTGACCGGCACAAGGATCGAGCTCACCTACGAGCGCGGCTATCCGGTGCTGGTCAACCACATGGCGGAGACCGACGTGGCGATCCAGGTCGCGCGCGACGTCGCCGGCGAGGCCAATGTGGTGCCGCTGCCGCCGCTGATGGGCGCCGAGGATTTTGCCTACATGCTGGAGAAGCGGCCGGGCGCGTTCGTGTTCATCGGCAACGGCGACAGCGCCGGGCTGCATCACCCGGCCTACGACTTCAACGACGAGGCGATCGTGTACGGTACCTCGTACTGGGTGCGGCTGGTGGAGACCCAGCTGGCGGCGTGA
- a CDS encoding GMC family oxidoreductase: MTARIEGEFDTIVVGAGTAGCIVANRLSADPSRKVLLLEAGGRDNWIWFHIPVGYLFAIGNPRSDWMFKTEPEPGLNGRSLAYPRGKVIGGSSAINAMISMRGQAADYDHWRQLGLAGWGWDDVRKVFRRLEDHFLGDSEHHGAGGGWRIEAARLSWPILDAVANAACEMGIPRSADFNTGDNEGVGYFHVNQKRGRRWSSARGFLKPALHRSNLRLETNVVVDRVLVENGRAVGVRFLQNGVPIEARARREVVLCAGAIGSIQVLHRSGIGPAEWLKPLGIEPVLDRPGVGRNLQDHLQQRAIYKVSGGRTLNEIYHSLPRRAWMGLDYALRRRGPLTMAPSQLGIFTRSDPHQERANIQFHVQPLSLDKFGDPLHRFPAITVSACNLRPTSRGEIKLKSTALDAAPSIAPHYLSTAEDCRVAADAIRVTRRLMKQQALATYHPEEYLPGPSVGDDDASLAKAAGDIGTTIFHPVGTAKMGRADDPLAVVDERLRFHGLDGLRIVDASIMPTITSGNTNTPTAMIAEKGATMILEDGKQL; encoded by the coding sequence ATGACGGCACGAATCGAAGGCGAATTCGACACCATCGTGGTGGGCGCGGGCACCGCAGGTTGTATCGTTGCCAACCGCCTATCCGCCGATCCGAGCCGGAAGGTGCTGCTGCTCGAAGCCGGCGGCCGCGACAACTGGATCTGGTTTCACATTCCGGTCGGCTATCTGTTCGCTATCGGCAATCCGCGCTCCGACTGGATGTTCAAGACCGAGCCCGAGCCCGGACTGAATGGTCGGTCATTGGCCTATCCGCGCGGCAAGGTGATCGGCGGCTCCTCGGCGATCAACGCGATGATCTCGATGCGCGGCCAGGCCGCCGATTACGACCATTGGCGGCAGCTCGGCCTCGCCGGCTGGGGCTGGGACGATGTCCGCAAGGTGTTCCGCCGGCTCGAAGACCACTTCCTCGGCGACAGCGAGCATCACGGCGCCGGCGGCGGCTGGCGGATCGAGGCGGCGCGGCTGTCGTGGCCGATCCTCGATGCGGTGGCGAACGCCGCCTGCGAGATGGGAATCCCGCGCAGCGCCGACTTCAACACCGGCGACAACGAGGGCGTCGGCTATTTCCACGTCAACCAGAAGCGCGGCCGGCGCTGGTCGTCGGCGCGCGGCTTTCTCAAGCCTGCGCTGCATCGCTCCAACCTGCGGCTCGAAACCAATGTCGTGGTCGACCGCGTGCTGGTCGAGAACGGCCGCGCGGTCGGCGTCCGCTTCCTGCAGAATGGCGTGCCGATCGAAGCCCGCGCCCGCCGCGAGGTGGTGCTGTGCGCCGGCGCGATCGGCTCGATCCAGGTGCTGCATCGCTCCGGCATCGGCCCGGCCGAATGGCTGAAGCCGCTCGGCATCGAGCCGGTGCTCGATCGCCCGGGCGTCGGCCGCAACCTGCAGGACCATCTGCAGCAACGCGCGATCTACAAGGTCAGCGGCGGCCGCACGTTGAACGAGATCTATCACTCGCTGCCGCGCCGCGCCTGGATGGGGCTGGACTACGCGCTGCGCCGGCGCGGGCCGCTCACCATGGCGCCGTCGCAGCTCGGCATCTTCACCCGCTCCGATCCGCATCAGGAGCGCGCCAACATCCAGTTCCACGTGCAGCCGCTGTCGCTCGACAAGTTCGGCGATCCGCTGCATCGCTTCCCGGCGATCACCGTCAGCGCCTGCAACCTGCGGCCGACCTCACGCGGCGAAATCAAGCTGAAATCCACCGCACTCGACGCCGCGCCGTCGATCGCGCCGCACTATCTGTCGACCGCCGAAGACTGCCGCGTCGCGGCCGATGCGATCCGCGTGACGCGGCGGTTGATGAAGCAGCAGGCGCTGGCGACGTATCACCCGGAGGAGTATCTGCCCGGCCCGTCGGTCGGCGACGACGACGCCTCGCTCGCCAAAGCTGCCGGCGATATCGGCACCACGATCTTCCATCCCGTCGGCACCGCCAAGATGGGCCGCGCCGACGATCCGCTCGCGGTGGTCGACGAACGCCTGCGCTTCCACGGCCTCGATGGCCTGCGCATCGTCGACGCCTCGATCATGCCGACGATCACCTCCGGCAACACCAACACCCCCACCGCGATGATCGCCGAGAAGGGCGCGACGATGATTTTGGAGGATGGGAAGCAGTTGTAA